A region from the Aegilops tauschii subsp. strangulata cultivar AL8/78 chromosome 5, Aet v6.0, whole genome shotgun sequence genome encodes:
- the LOC141023148 gene encoding uncharacterized protein yields MLPSKDVIRIRYFGTRCSFQPDVDGSCLSEAIISGHGRVVHRLCIPACYLHCRPSTVDAWLRSPRLKNLQVLEFYYMCPCFVGKTITLPHEFSSSAPSPSTSTLLFSSSLHTVTFALCQIPDKYAQSFKLPLLKRLSFLEVDIADVSLQSIINHGCPALEWLLLVCNNLYHCIRINSAKVELICILCENGELVVEDAPSLKRLIHDIQSRQLQITVFSAPKLECLGNFYEGFPESKIAFGSTVIEALSVVSLSMAVQSVKTLLIHMSLNLNKVVALMRCFPSLENLFIEGERLKSPGTR; encoded by the exons ATGCTCCCTAGCAAGGATGTCATTCGCATTAGATATTTTGGAACTCGGTGTAGTTTTCAGCCTGACGTTGATGGTTCGTGCCTTTCGGAAGCCATCATCTCCGGCCATGGGCGCGTAGTTCATCGCCTCTGCATTCCCGCGTGCTACCTCCACTGCAGACCCTCTACAGTCGACGCCTGGCTTCGGTCCCCAAGACTGAAGAATCTGCAGGTTCTCGAGTTCTACTACATGTGCCCATGTTTCGTGGGAAAAACCATCACACTACCACACGAATTCTCTTCGTCCGCGCCCTCGCCATCGACTTCCACGCTGCTGTTTTCCTCCTCGCTGCACACCGTCACATTTGCTCTTTGCCAGATACCTGATAAGTATGCACAATCGTTCAAACTTCCACTGCTTAAGAGGCTTTCATTTTTGGAGGTTGATATAGCAGACGTCTCACTGCAAAGCATAATCAACCATGGTTGCCCTGCCCTCGAGTGGCTCCTGCTTGTTTGCAATAACCTGTACCACTGCATCAGAATAAACTCAGCCAAAGTTGAACTCATCTGTATCCTTTGTGAGAATGGTGAACTCGTTGTTGAGGATGCGCCCTCACTTAAACGACTGATTCACGATATTCAGAGCCGGCAGTTGCAGATAACTGTCTTCTCTGCACCTAAACTCGAGTGTCTGGGCAATTTTTATGAAGGATTTCCTGAATCCAAGATTGCTTTTGGCTCTACAGTTATCGAG GCTTTGTCTGTAGTCAGCCTATCAATGGCGGTTCAATCTGTCAAGACCCTGCTTATCCACATGTCATTAAATCTAAACAAGGTTGTTGCCTTGATGCGATGCTTTCCTAGCCTAGAGAACTTGTTTATCGAG GGCGAGCGACTAAAATCACCTGGAACACGCTGA
- the LOC109753032 gene encoding F-box/FBD/LRR-repeat protein At1g16930-like, giving the protein MHREDEARATGDGLLRWFGGSGWSGEGAPTDFEDQEEQSGPDRISDLPDAIVGEVISHLSTREGIRTRMLARRWRPVWPTVPLNLDSREIRVARLFNHLQAVHIEIISRASAYSEELDCIRYIGTWHQGKTVPDDGSCLPESILSSHVGAVLRLCIPACYLQCRPSTVHAWLESPRLNNLQIPDHYVEVLELPLVKRLSLVEVDISDFSLQSMINSSCPTLECLLLVCNRERHRITINLPNLVSIDIRGEKGKFIIEDAPSLQRLIHDIQSNNMEVFIVSAPKLETLGKFRISLGSTGLMGLATVSLSTMRQSVITLLLVMTYKVDLVVHLIKCLPNLENLFVEGGFVADGARNIWRRKHRAFVKEQIIHLKTVTLEDYEKSRKNTEFVRCVEYLDLSDPFTCACWTQGCS; this is encoded by the exons ATGCACCGTGAGGACGAGGCTCGCGCCACCGGCGACGGCCTCCTCCGGTGGTTTGGGGGTAGCGGCTGGAGCGGCGAGGGTGCACCTACTGATTTCGAAGATCAGGAAGAGCAGTCTGGTCCAGACCGCATCAGCGACCTCCCGGACGCCATCGTCGGTGAGGTCATCTCCCATCTCTCCACTAGGGAGGGCATCCGCACCCGTATGCTCGCACGTCGTTGGCGCCCTGTTTGGCCCACCGTTCCTCTGAATCTGGACAGCCGTGAGATCCGTGTAGCTCGTCTTTTTAACCATCTACAAGCAGTTCATATCGAGATCATCAGTAGGGCCTCTGCCTACAGCGAGGAGCTTGATTGCATACGATACATCGGAACTTGGCATCAGGGGAAAACAGTTCCTGATGATGGTTCGTGCCTTCCAGAGTCCATCCTCTCCAGCCATGTGGGCGCAGTTCTCCGCCTTTGTATACCGGCGTGCTACCTCCAATGCAGACCCTCTACTGTCCACGCCTGGCTTGAGTCCCCTAGATTGAACAATCTCCAG ATACCAGACCATTATGTAGAGGTACTTGAACTACCACTGGTCAAGAGACTCTCGCTTGTTGAGGTTGATATATCAGACTTCTCGTTGCAAAGCATGATCAACTCTAGTTGCCCTACACTCGAGTGCCTGCTGCTTGTTTGCAATAGAGAAAGGCATCGGATCACAATAAATTTGCCTAACCTTGTAAGCATCGACATTCGTGGTGAGAAAGGAAAATTCATCATCGAGGATGCCCcctcacttcaaaggttgatccacGATATCCAGAGCAATAACATGGAGGTATTCATCGTCTCTGCACCTAAACTGGAGACATTGGGCAAATTCAGGATCTCGCTTGGCTCCACAGGTCTTATG GGTTTGGCGACGGTCAGCCTATCTACAATGCGGCAATCTGTCATAACCTTGCTTTTGGTCATGACTTATAAAGTGGACCTGGTCGTTCACTTGATTAAGTGCCTTCCAAATCTGGAGAACTTGTTTGTTGAG GGAGGATTCGTTGCTGATGGTGCAAGAAATATTTGGCGTCGCAAGCACCGTGCGTTTGTCAAAGAACAGATCATTCATTTAAAGACAGTAACGCTGGAAGATTATGAAAAAAGCAGGAAGAACACTGAGTTTGTGAG GTGTGTTGAATACCTGGATTTGTCAGATCCATTCACTTGTGCCTGCTGGACACAAGGCTGTAGTTAG